One genomic segment of Komagataella phaffii GS115 chromosome 4, complete sequence includes these proteins:
- a CDS encoding Methionine and cysteine synthase (O-acetyl homoserine-O-acetyl serine sulfhydrylase): protein MPSHFDTLQLHAGQTAEAPHNARAVPIYATSSYVFRDSEHGAKLFGLEEPGYIYSRLMNPTQNVFEERIAALEGGAAALAVGSGQAAQFLAIAGLAHTGDNVISTSFLYGGTYNQFKVAFKRLGIESRFVHGDDPAEFERLIDDKTKAIYVESIGNPKYNIPDFEALAELAHKHGIPLVVDNTFGAGGYYVRPIELGADIVTHSTTKWINGHGNTIGGVVVDSGKFPWKDYPEKYPQFSKPSEGYHGLILNDAFGPAAFIGHLRTELLRDLGPASSPFGNFLNIIGLETLSLRAERHAENALKLAKYLETSPYVSWVSYPGLESHDYHEAAKKYLKNGFGAVLSFGVKDHGKPALTPFEEAGPKVVDSLKVFSNLANVGDSKSLIIAPYYTTHQQLSHEEKLASGVTKDSIRVSVGTEFIDDLIADLEQAFALVYEEANTKL, encoded by the coding sequence ATGCCTTCTCACTTCGACACTTTGCAGCTGCACGCCGGTCAGACCGCTGAAGCTCCACACAATGCCAGAGCTGTTCCTATCTACGCTACCTCGTCTTACGTTTTCAGAGACTCTGAGCACGGTGCCAAGCTGTTCGGTTTGGAGGAGCCAGGTTACATCTACTCTCGTTTGATGAACCCTACTCAGAACgtctttgaagagagaatTGCCGCTTTGGAGGGTGGTGCCGCTGCTTTGGCTGTTGGATCCGGTCAAGCTGCTCAATTCCTGGCTATTGCTGGTTTGGCTCACACTGGTGACAACGTCATCTCCACCTCTTTCTTGTACGGTGGAACTTACAACCAATTCAAGGTCGCCTTCAAGAGACTGGGAATTGAATCCAGATTTGTCCATGGTGATGACCCAGCTGAATTCGAGAGACTGATCGATGATAAGACCAAGGCCATCTACGTTGAGTCCATTGGTAACCCAAAGTACAATATTCCAGATTTTGAGGCTCTCGCAGAGCTTGCCCACAAGCACGGTATCCCATTAGTTGTTGACAACACCTTTGGTGCCGGTGGTTACTACGTTAGACCAATCGAGCTTGGTGCTGACATCGTCACCCACTCCACCACTAAGTGGATCAATGGTCACGGTAACACCATCGGTGGTGTTGTCGTTGACTCTGGTAAGTTCCCATGGAAAGACTACCCAGAGAAGTACCCTCAATTCTCCAAGCCATCTGAGGGTTACCACGGTTTGATCTTGAATGACGCCTTTGGACCAGCTGCCTTCATTGGTCACTTGAGAACTGAACTGCTAAGAGATTTGGGTCCTGCTTCAAGTCCATTCGGTAACTTCTTGAACATAATCGGTTTGGAGACCTTATCTCTGAGAGCTGAGAGACACGCTGAGAATGCTTTGAAGCTGGCCAAATACTTGGAAACCTCTCCATACGTCAGCTGGGTCTCTTACCCTGGTTTGGAGTCTCACGACTACCACGAGGCCGCTAAGAAGTACTTGAAGAACGGTTTCGGTGCTGTATTGTCTTTTGGAGTCAAGGATCATGGCAAGCCAGCGCTCACTCCCTTCGAAGAGGCTGGTCCTAAGGTTGTAGACTCCCTGAAGGTTTTCTCCAACTTGGCTAACGTTGGTGACTCCAAGTCTTTGATCATTGCTCCTTACTACACTACTCACCAACAGTTGTCTCACGAGGAGAAGCTGGCTTCCGGTGTCACCAAGGACTCTATCCGTGTTTCTGTCGGAACAGAGTTCATCGATGATCTTATTGCAGACCTTGAACAGGCCTTTGCCCTTGTTTACGAGGAGGCAAACACAAAGTTGTGA